One window of Elaeis guineensis isolate ETL-2024a chromosome 11, EG11, whole genome shotgun sequence genomic DNA carries:
- the LOC105061541 gene encoding uncharacterized protein isoform X1: MSGSAAVSGACWQLLGHNCHQMQIPSSLPGLIDYMSGPMVEKKLKCLMACVAWLIWLARCARIYSHTSSNPQNILRQASLISQVTSASGGKSFISSSVPWTEFLAAWLGVKAAILYLNASKIWLEGDSQIVVSWISSSNNEKYDTNPLMPDLKNWRRRCSSFNISHTHREANQLADYFAQQAMTMDFQTENVVHLDSYALQILNTDAHGITYQKGGITMFYLCTLLISSSTDDPVYNYCTELHC, from the exons ATGTCAGGCTCTGCCGCTGTCTCTGGTGCTTGTTGGCAGCTGTTAGGACACAATTGTCACCAAATGCAGATTCCCTCTTCTTTGCCAGGACTCATTGACTACATGTCTGGTCCTATGGTAGAGAAGAAATTGAAATGCTTGATGGCATGTGTAGCATGGTTGATATGGCTCGCAAGATGTGCTAGAATTTATTCTCATACCTCCTCCAATCCACAGAACATTTTACGACAAGCCTCTTTGATCTCTCAGGTTACCAGTGCATCAG GAGGCAAatcctttatttcttcttctgTGCCTTGGACTGAATTCTTGGCTGCCTGGTTAGGTGTCAAAGCAGCAATCTTGtatttaaatgcatcaaaaatctgGTTGGAAGGTGATTCTCAAATTGTTGTCTCCTGGATATCTTCTTCAAATAATGAGAAGTATGACACTAATCCTCTCATGCCAGATTTAAAGAACTGGAGAAGGAGATGCTCTTCATTCAATATTTCCCATACACACAGGGAAGCCAACCAACTGGCAGATTACTTTGCCCAGCAGGCTATGACCATGGATTTTCAGACTGAGAATGTTGTTCATCTTGATAGTTATGCCTTACAAATATTAAACACTGATGCTCATGGAATTACTTATCAAAAGGGTGGGATAACGATGTTTTATCTATGCACACTGCTAATCTCTTCATCTACAG ATGATCCTGTCTACAATTATTGCACAGAGCTTCATTGTTAA
- the LOC105061541 gene encoding uncharacterized protein isoform X2, with amino-acid sequence MSGSAAVSGACWQLLGHNCHQMQIPSSLPGLIDYMSGPMVEKKLKCLMACVAWLIWLARCARIYSHTSSNPQNILRQASLISQVTSASGGKSFISSSVPWTEFLAAWLGVKAAILYLNASKIWLEDLKNWRRRCSSFNISHTHREANQLADYFAQQAMTMDFQTENVVHLDSYALQILNTDAHGITYQKGGITMFYLCTLLISSSTDDPVYNYCTELHC; translated from the exons ATGTCAGGCTCTGCCGCTGTCTCTGGTGCTTGTTGGCAGCTGTTAGGACACAATTGTCACCAAATGCAGATTCCCTCTTCTTTGCCAGGACTCATTGACTACATGTCTGGTCCTATGGTAGAGAAGAAATTGAAATGCTTGATGGCATGTGTAGCATGGTTGATATGGCTCGCAAGATGTGCTAGAATTTATTCTCATACCTCCTCCAATCCACAGAACATTTTACGACAAGCCTCTTTGATCTCTCAGGTTACCAGTGCATCAG GAGGCAAatcctttatttcttcttctgTGCCTTGGACTGAATTCTTGGCTGCCTGGTTAGGTGTCAAAGCAGCAATCTTGtatttaaatgcatcaaaaatctgGTTGGAAG ATTTAAAGAACTGGAGAAGGAGATGCTCTTCATTCAATATTTCCCATACACACAGGGAAGCCAACCAACTGGCAGATTACTTTGCCCAGCAGGCTATGACCATGGATTTTCAGACTGAGAATGTTGTTCATCTTGATAGTTATGCCTTACAAATATTAAACACTGATGCTCATGGAATTACTTATCAAAAGGGTGGGATAACGATGTTTTATCTATGCACACTGCTAATCTCTTCATCTACAG ATGATCCTGTCTACAATTATTGCACAGAGCTTCATTGTTAA
- the LOC105061541 gene encoding uncharacterized protein isoform X4 — translation MVGWLPPPAGTLKINFDASVTKDKAVVAYVMRNYKGVKAAILYLNASKIWLEDLKNWRRRCSSFNISHTHREANQLADYFAQQAMTMDFQTENVVHLDSYALQILNTDAHGITYQKGGITMFYLCTLLISSSTDDPVYNYCTELHC, via the exons ATGGTTGGCTGGTTACCCCCTCCTGCTGGCACTCTTAAAATTAACTTTGATGCATCAGTGACAAAAGACAAAGCGGTGGTGGCTTATGTTATGAGAAATTACAAGG GTGTCAAAGCAGCAATCTTGtatttaaatgcatcaaaaatctgGTTGGAAG ATTTAAAGAACTGGAGAAGGAGATGCTCTTCATTCAATATTTCCCATACACACAGGGAAGCCAACCAACTGGCAGATTACTTTGCCCAGCAGGCTATGACCATGGATTTTCAGACTGAGAATGTTGTTCATCTTGATAGTTATGCCTTACAAATATTAAACACTGATGCTCATGGAATTACTTATCAAAAGGGTGGGATAACGATGTTTTATCTATGCACACTGCTAATCTCTTCATCTACAG ATGATCCTGTCTACAATTATTGCACAGAGCTTCATTGTTAA
- the LOC140852365 gene encoding uncharacterized protein → MGRHRIPIEMIEKENERQVCFSKRRKGLFTKAKKLARAGNEVAILVFSRAGNAFTFSHPSIESVADRFHSREIIKHDNFHSNARGGLSGRPSAEGETSNKEDKLDGSNTMVQDKGLESDHEEDEPKSESCSEAEGSDIVGSLQEDRAVMHDGEHATGGGNSGEETLDSGGFWWNERIDNLELHELMEFESALQALQEKVRDRGNQILVEKPVWGQYSLDFSKCEFRFPE, encoded by the coding sequence atgggtcGCCACCGGATCCCCATCGAGATGATCGAGAAAGAAAACGAGAGACAGGTCTGCTTCTCGAAGCGACGGAAGGGCCTCTTCACCAAGGCGAAGAAGCTCGCTCGTGCAGGCAATGAAGTTGCCATCCTGGTTTTCTCCCGTGCCGGTAATGCATTCACTTTCAGCCACCCTAGCATAGAATCTGTTGCTGATCGCTTCCACAGCCGAGAAATCATCAAACACGATAATTTTCATAGCAACGCGAGAGGAGGTCTTAGCGGGCGCCCTTCTGCCGAAGGTGAAACATCAAATAAAGAAGATAAATTGGATGGCAGCAACACCATGGTGCAGGATAAGGGGTTGGAGTCTGACCATGAAGAAGATGAACCGAAAAGTGAGAGCTGCTCAGAGGCCGAAGGGTCGGACATCGTCGGTAGTTTGCAAGAGGATCGTGCTGTGATGCATGATGGAGAACATGCAACAGGAGGAGGGAATTCAGGTGAGGAGACACTTGATAGCGGTGGATTTTGGTGGAACGAGCGAATTGATAACCTTGAGTTACATGAGCTGATGGAGTTTGAGAGCGCACTGCAGGCACTGCAGGAGAAGGTGCGAGACCGTGGAAATCAGATCCTTGTTGAGAAACCAGTGTGGGGACAATATTCTTTGGATTTTAGTAAATGCGAGTTCAGGTTTCCTGAATAG
- the LOC105061541 gene encoding uncharacterized protein isoform X3, which translates to MVGWLPPPAGTLKINFDASVTKDKAVVAYVMRNYKGVKAAILYLNASKIWLEGDSQIVVSWISSSNNEKYDTNPLMPDLKNWRRRCSSFNISHTHREANQLADYFAQQAMTMDFQTENVVHLDSYALQILNTDAHGITYQKGGITMFYLCTLLISSSTDDPVYNYCTELHC; encoded by the exons ATGGTTGGCTGGTTACCCCCTCCTGCTGGCACTCTTAAAATTAACTTTGATGCATCAGTGACAAAAGACAAAGCGGTGGTGGCTTATGTTATGAGAAATTACAAGG GTGTCAAAGCAGCAATCTTGtatttaaatgcatcaaaaatctgGTTGGAAGGTGATTCTCAAATTGTTGTCTCCTGGATATCTTCTTCAAATAATGAGAAGTATGACACTAATCCTCTCATGCCAGATTTAAAGAACTGGAGAAGGAGATGCTCTTCATTCAATATTTCCCATACACACAGGGAAGCCAACCAACTGGCAGATTACTTTGCCCAGCAGGCTATGACCATGGATTTTCAGACTGAGAATGTTGTTCATCTTGATAGTTATGCCTTACAAATATTAAACACTGATGCTCATGGAATTACTTATCAAAAGGGTGGGATAACGATGTTTTATCTATGCACACTGCTAATCTCTTCATCTACAG ATGATCCTGTCTACAATTATTGCACAGAGCTTCATTGTTAA